The region TTAAATCTTACAGGTTCATTGATACGTATATGTGGTCTTCAATGCTTTGATGGAAGAATATAAACCAAATtctgaacatgtctgggcaTATTTTCTGCAAAACATGACCTAATAACAAGCTAATGTCCTCTGTACGGTGTGATCTAGTGGTGAAGTAAGATAACTTGATGGccaatagatttagaaaagtatAATGGTGTCAAAACAGTCTCGACCTACAGGCATGGACCAATTCTCACTGCATAAAAGAAGATGCACAGCTCAGTATATCTGGTTTTGTTGTGGTGATGTCACTGCTAAGTACTACTACGAGACCAGGGAACCAATCGGAGGGCAGAAATGTAGGATGGGCGTGAACATTGAACAGTTGCAGTGCCTTTGTTGGCTGCATGTAGAGCCAGTCAggtctttctttgtttctttctcttgattCCCAAAGGAATAAAGCCAGCCATTCATTCAAAATTCCAGTTAGGAAAATCAGGATACCATGCTTGGAAGATGGGGATGCTATTCCAAACATGGTGGGGTTGGAACGGATCAGCTCACACTGTGGAAAAGAACACAACTTGTGGGGCGCAAAGGGGATATATTCTTAACTTTTTGTTACTCTtggattttctgatttttttgagGAGCTTTAAAGAAGCCTGTTAGGCATTTGAACACAGTCAAGTCTTAAACTCTGGCCCATGATTTGGGACTTGGTTTCCACTTCAGGTTCTTGATTTTATTCATGTAGCTGCTAGATAAACGCATTTCTGATCTATAAGATGCATAAAAACAACTGGACTCACCCATGACAGCCACCTGATACAGCGGACGGTACTTCTGCCTCGGCTGCATCCCCGGCACGAAATCCCCGAGTCCGATGGTGCACAGGGAGATGAAGCTGAAGTACAAGCCGTCCAGGAAGCTCCAGGAAACCTCCACCGCGCTGAACACTGCCGCCGGCATCAGAAAGAAGCAGAGGACcaccagaaccagcagcaggaggaagtgGACGACGGTGGCCGGCCGAGGCTCCAGGCCTGAACGTTGCAGCAGACAGACCGGAGCGATGACCAGCGGGTACATGATCCTCTGGACGCAGGCCGTCAGCACCAGCATGGTGAAAGGGACGCCGATTAAAGCGTAGACGATGGAGAACACTTTACCGGTGTCGGACAGAGGGGTGGTGTGACCATAACCTGGAGGGATTAGAAGAGGACAGACGTTTTAGAGGATGGAGAAAACACCACGAAAAAAATATAGAGAAAATGGTGATACAAGGAGGAAATAACTGCAACTTCATGCACCTATGTCTTACAAGTCTTTCTGAACAagtgtttacatgtttttttaccCAACGATGTTTTTTTATGCGACAATTGCCGtatgtttgtccatctgtctgccGTTGTCCAatccaacggatttggatgaaattttcagggaaggtcagaaatgacacaaggaccaagtgattacatttgaTCAGTGAAGCGACTTACGGTctagatccacagatttgtcaaagatctctgtatcattgtgagatagcggcatggcatcactgtaaccatgacaacaagtgaacactacattagctgacgatcacatgattgtgattctactacaaatccaccacctatccaaattgtgggggtgtttctgtgtcccatcaattcccaccacccactacatatttaggtcacgcaattcggcatccgtacataacatacacatgtataacGCACGCTTGTGCTCAGTAtaaggtaattttgtttgtgggtacatcatattaaatggccacattctatagtgccgcgATTTCTGAcactaattttttttcaagatttctgctgtcggaaatgatacgactgagcagccttggtggagtgctgcGCTCCGAgtgctttttgttttacttctgtACTGCTCTACTTGGACCTCTGCAGGTTCTTTTTAACCACATTTGCTCTATCATTTTGCTTCCATGTTTTCTACTCCAGTGAATAataactttagattttatactctatcaatgcagcattttaaaatccCCTGAACACCTTTAACACACTCCATCAACCAGACAGTTGGGGCAGATAAAAAGGTGCAGATTCAGAGGAAAAAGGCCAACAAAAGGCCAGTTTCTTTGGCTAAAAGTAGTTTTTCTGCAAAGTATTAAGACTGTGCTTGGTGGCTTATATGAAGTAATGGTAATCTCTTCTGCTGATAAATTAATGCAATTGTTTTTACATCTGGAAGCCGTATAAAAGAGCAGACAGAAacctcaaaaatgtaaaatcccAGGAGGAAAATCACAAAACTATTAGATGAATCGATGCTGGTGGaggtaaatgataaaatatgttTACATCACATTGAATAAAGTGCATCTACACCGTctgtaatataaaaaaaacaagtttgcaTAAGGTGGCTGAAGCCAACAGTCCTGCAATAAATCTAATTTAACTGATAAATTCAACATAATATTTCCAGAAGTGTTCATTCAACTGTACCTTTGTGTCGTTTTAAACTGAGTTATATTATTCAGAGACGTGCTTTTGTGGCATTATTTAGCCTCCTGTCGTTTATATAAGTGGAGTGgacaaaataatagaaacacCTAAACTAAAACTGCACATGCACGGGTTGGGTACATTTCAGAACTTCATTACAGTGGGATTGGAAGACAAGTTTGCTAGATGAAAGCCGGGTTTCACCTAATAAACTGTCCACCGAGCCATAAAAATAATTTGATGTGTTCACGAGAACATTGGCAAGTCATTGGACAAACAACAAGCGTTGACAGCAGAATACAATACgcaaaagcacagaaaaaaagcagctgtgGTCGAAATTAGGAGACTGATGCTGGtggaaagacaataaaactaaaccaaaaaatatcacAAGATATGTGATAAACCTGCCTACAGGGATTTAAATTCAGGATCTTTTACTACAGCTACTGAAATGTGCCTCCGAATCCTCCTGTCttataaaaggaaaaatgatATGCAGTAGCAACACgctgtaaaaatgtgatgaacaGCCACAGAGAGAGCAGGAAAATTCTCCATCTCTGCAAAACAGAGGTTGAAATGAAAAGCTTCTATGATACAACCGGATGTGCAAATTATTCTGAGAGAAACAGggttaaaaaaatcctaatttatttgtttttcccccCCAGTTTAAATGCTCTGAAAGTTGAATATGAACACAAACAGCTTtgattacacaaaaaaaaacacatcactttaacacaaaaaaataataaaagagttTGTGCATTAATTACACACAGCTCTACTGCCGTCTTAACATTATCTTGCAGGCAAAGTTTCTAACAGCATTTTACAGGTTTGCAAGAATAACTTAGAAGTTTGCAATTATGCAGTTTTATAAATAATTGTACTTAAAATTACTCAAGTCACGAGTTAAACACTTGTGCCGTTTGATGCAATAAAGGGAAGAGTCAGTGCGGTGCTAATCACTAGATTTGGACGATGTGTTTAAATGAAGCTGCCTGATGGCCACAGACTCATTAGAACAAAGGCTTCTTTGTCAGAAGGAGCCTGCAGGTCGTTCTCATCACCATAAGCTGAGGTTCATGGCCAGAGAGGAGCTGGATCTGAAGTCACATGAGCGCATTCATGGGAGAAACTGTGCAAAATGTCCGTGCGTCGATAAGCGATCCGTGGACGCTTCGAAAACAAGCCGAGCATCGAGCAAACGCAGAGACACGGTGCGAGTCTGATTGCAGAAGGAGTGGGATGACGACACCGTGGAACATCAGTTCAAGCGGCTCCCTCGAGGGCTTTAAACGCGCCACAGAGCTCCTCCGACAAAACAAGCTCAGGTTCAGCTAAAGTGCAGCCAAAGTGGATGGTACAATCATAACAGCTGTATAAAGAAGCTGTATGAGGCCGGATCGCTCCCCTCATCTCAATTTAGACTCATTTCTGCTCATAATAGTTCATCATTTCACTATAatagcctctttttttttttaaagcaagtcTAGTTCACAATGCCAGCTCACTTTTATTTCAATCTGGATGGATTTGTGGTCTTAAACGGACactttcagtttgtgttttcactaaaatagcctttttttttaagcaaatctAATTGACAAAGCACGCTTAAAAGAAACTGTTCTGACcaaaacaaactccggtgaagCTCAAGTGCAACCAAAGTGGATGTTAGAATGAAGTCGTAGTCGTATAATGAAGCCGTGTGAGGCCGGTTCACTTCCCTCCTTTCAATTTGGACTCATTTCTGGTCATTCCAGTTCACCATTTCACTaaaacagccttttttttttagcaaatctAATTCACAAAGCACTCTTAAAAGAATCTGATTTGACCAAAACAAGCACAAGTGAAGCTAAAGTGGACATTACAATGAAGTTACTTTGAAGCTCAAAATGACGCCGTTTCACTTCCCTCATTTCAATTTGGACGGATTTATATTCTTAAGCTGACACTTTCAGTTTGTTACTTCACTAAAATAAGCTAATCTAACTCCCAAAGCATGCTTTAAAGAACCAGATTTTACCAAAACAAGCTCCATTTCAGCTCACTTAACTTCCTTAATTTCAATTTGGACTCATTTCTGGTCATTCCAGTTCACTATTTCActaaaatagtatttttttatttatttatttttttccccagcaaATCTAATTCACATAGCACTCTTAAAAGAACCTGATTTGACCAAAACAAGCGCGGGTGTAGCTAAAGTGGACGATACAATGAAGTTCCTGTGGAGCCACAGAGCTCATAATGACGCCGGTTCATTTCCTTTATTTCAATTTAGACTCATTTCTGGTCACAACGGTTTACTATTTCACTAAAATAGCCTTGTTTTTAGCAAATCTCATTCACATAGCACGCTTTAAAGAACCTGATTTGACCAAAACAAGCTCAGGCGAAGCTAAAGTAGACATCAAATTTAAATAATCAGGCAGCAACAAAGATATGtgcaaaaaacagaacatagaCTTCTGAAATCAGTTTATAAAGCTAAATAAATTAGGATGAAACACAAGATTGCCACTtagattaattttaaaaaggtagaataaatataaaatactgaaTTAAGACCATTTAGAGATACCAAAAACCATTGAAAACATggagatttttctttaaaatatcaacaaaaggGGAACATTTGATTAAAGCTTGACCTGGTAGCAACCAGCATCGGTTGTGGAGCAGATAAGAGCTGCTTTGGGCATTAaatagagacagaaaagttcagaaatgaaCCAATGTATGGCTTCACAAACGCAGAAAAGAATTAACTAGAGCAGGAATTCTGGttaatttacagcaaaaagGATGTTTTTTGACTACTTTCACTTTTGCCTAATTTACAGCCTCAACACTCAATAAGAgattaaaatcatatttttgtttcttgttttgcagcCGTTTACCATTAAACCTCCACCAGAGGCTCATTTAGAGGAAATAATCTGTTTAGATatggacacacagagacaggataagtagatttttttttacagggtgGGCGTTCTGATGGGATGTTCTGCTGATCTTTTTCCCCCTCCGTAGACCCGACCGTTCAGTCCTAAAGCAGCTTCATGACCTCCACTAGAACCACGGAGCAAAGACCCCCGAGcagattctgttttgtttggatTTCATTCATGAGTACGAGGTCAAAGACTGCAGGATGGAAAACATGGACGAGGCAGGAGAAGATATTCAACAACAAAATCAGCCTCTAAACGCATCAAATGTTCCTCAGGCTTCGATTACACGCACAACTTTTACCCTGAATGTCGTCTAGCTAcaataaaaacaccacatgtGCACTTTTCCACTATCTGAAACCATGCAATTCTCTTCACTGCTTAGATTAAAAGCaagaatttgtttgttttgcatcttttgtgatcactttttctttctgcaaCTTTTTGGAAAATGTCCCTTTGCGTCTTACGGTGtcttagtcattttgtgtttctttgtggtaattttacacCATGTTGCATCTCTGTGTTCTCTTGCATCTATTGGACTACGCTCACTTTGTAGGCTTGGATATGCGTCTTTGTTAGATGcaaaacaggggaaaaaaaaaaaaaaaaaaaaaaaaagaggcaaaaaacaaaaatgatgagacacaaaactactgcaGTGAAGCAAAGAAGCAGAACAAGCACACAAAGTGACAATGTTTTCCAGTAGAtgcatgaaaagacacaaagcagtgtttcccctcctatatgaccgacgaggtgggccgcctcgctggtataggccaccgcgtcattacaattttgccgacattgccgcctcactggtccgcaccaaaaaaaacaaaaaaaacaaagtaatgctaaatattagaaagcaatGACACATAAGTAcggtatattcgccgctgaaatcaacaagccagaatggcagccttttctcaccgtggctgaagacagcaaggcacatccccattgcggacaagaagcggcaggTTTCGTTTCCATggtttcgtttttcggggctaaaagcaggagtgtatcacagacatatgtcaaacaAGCTGATAGTACTGTCTCCCTGAGGAAGTACTCGTAGCTGGGAGGCGCAGTCCCCCGGGGTCCCAGGAGGCCAGCAGCTCACCGCTGCTCCCCACTGGGGATCCAGCCTCTCTGGGTCCTGTCCAGAGCTTTCAAATGAAGCTGGCCCCACCTCTCTACAACTGTACTTTGAGGAGTTACGACGGAAAATTTCTGCCTCACCCAGTTTGCTTTatctgagctttttttttttgccccaacAGGTTCAAGTAGTTACATAGAGCTATACAGCCATTCAAACGAGGAGCTGCATTTAACCTCAAGGTAAGTATTGTCTGTCTTGTACCCCAACCATAAATCATTAGTCCTAGCTGGAGTTCTTCAAAGTATCTGTGTCTCTCTTAGAGtaatttcaaatgaaaataattaaaattggGCAAATATGATAACCTCACTTTATGAATTGTTATTAAATGTCATTACATTGGTCTATATGTCACAGGAATAATCATACAACACTGTTGTATTGGCCTTTTTCTTATTGCAGACAATGGAGGATTTCGATTTGGACGAGCGACTGGTCACACTGGAAGCAAGGATGGACGCAGTCCAGTCTGTCTTCAAGAAGCAGTTTAAGTCCCTCCGTGACACCACCAGTCGAGAACTCGGAGACCTAAAAAGACGGGTCGACGATCTAGATCAGAGTCGTCAACCTGGAACAGAGGGATGAAGAGAGTCCTGCTGTTGCTCAGGTGAAACAAAACGTCCAGCAGCTACAAGAAGCAGTGACATCACTGCAGAGGGGAAAGACCaaagatatgaagagtagatgcGCCAGCGCACTGTAGCAGCTGGCTAATCGACGTGTCTACGTGGCAGCCATCTTGAAAggggcaaagttcccattcaaagcaatgtatgtacattgaaaataaatcataatttgcttatttctcaaccgattttcgtgtggtttactttattgtcaacGTCAAAACATGTACTATTAATAGAAAATATGTgatctaaaattaaaaaaaaaaaaaaaaacactgaaaaaggcttcctacaaatgtaacctgcaattttagttatatTCTTTAGGTCCAGAGGCCAGGGACTATTTTAGTTCAGCCcttacatatataaatgtaaatgcctggatacatagaaaatgttttgagatcaAGAGATGTAATTGTAAATGTAATCTATTTCTTAAggttaatttattattatttatatatatatatatatatatacacacatatatacacacacacatccatacatacacacaggctattatatacatataacaaggaGCTAGACTAGAACAAGatagagtttatttacatttacaataaacaggcggccatctctcaattgtccttcgaccttcaaaataatcctggatccagatggtGATCCGGAttacctccaaaatctaatcgattgttacttttgctcttccggacatcctgaaaaaatttggtgaaaatccgtccatgactttttgagttatgctgttaacagacaaacaaattccggtgattacataacctcctggcagaggtaattaagtatcaaaactatcgcatgtcatcaaaataaagtgagcaatgcagtgtaggcatcgatctcgcttcctttactgagtttgcttactgttttgttgtccacggcaatacgaattgacagtgactgcaaaaatggctcccgttaaaacatttaggcatgacaaaacccgttctcacgaacgagacaaatgatttcaacgaaatataaagttcctagtttcttttgataaaataatttatagactgcccgaaattatatcattcaatggcaaaacaaattctgtaatCTCAACAGTTCAGCGGCCCGCAGGCGGGCCGTTTTGacatctgcataagcatttttcaaaatagaacgacactgccaacgcgattatagaaacactatacacccatggaaagcttggATTGATCAACATTAATCCCCACTTATATTTGATTTGCCTCATGTAATAAAGAGAGCATTTGTTCAAATTTGacgtttgtgttttcaagaatgtttacttaaagtctttaattcagctgcctgacacatatcacagtgcaaaattatgtattctaactcaaggttaacaactggtattctaaagaagttatttctttgttcaaaaaggtaacagttttgaaaacagaactaactccttcagaaaaccagttgttaacccagagttgaaattttctttcacatttttaagtaaaatgaaggtcatgacataacctttttattataacatgtagttgtttttagaaaaaaaagtaaaagtcaccacttgattccagattcaagtcctttgtcatctttttcaaatttgtaataagaactgatgtggcattttggaatggcttgtggaaatctgaccagaatgtaatagactggactagttgacatgttttgatcgcaaggacaagtgggtttatatttgtcattttccccctatcactaatttttagaaaagaaacatgaaaattttatttaatttagtttttggaaatggctacaaatacaacaaaatgtgctccaaattgtgccagaatgccccattttgcatcttgattttcaaaattttttccCCCTAGTTGCTTCCTGCTTGCGCTTCGTATGCTTCTTGGCAGTAGttttgtggatattttctgTCTAAAACCTGCTTGATAATCAGactgctggtgttttttttctctcgttaGCTTTAACTgaagttaaaaaacaacaaacatcggTGACAGGCCTGATGAACACATTACAGACGTCAGGAAGTGTCGTGCTCCACTTGGTGCACCATGAAGAAAATTCATGCATCACGCAGAACAGCGTTCCTCAAAGTGTGGGTCGCGGCCCCCTGGGGGTGCGCAGAGGCATGATGGGGGGTGTGAAAGGAACTGGGAGGAAATAATTAGCTGAACTGTTTTAACGTCGTACTGTTTTTTGTGGCGCGCAACAATACTCAATCTGTGCTGCCACGGTAACCACCCTCGGTGATCAGTAGTGATGGGAACGCCGGATCTTTTGGCCCACTAGCTGCTGCTCAAAGTTACTATTTACAGTGATGTGACATAGAGGAGCTTTAATCAAAGATAATCAATCATAGCCTTCTGCAGAAACTGACTCATTGACGGTTGTGGTGAACTTTCCTACCGGTAGCACCTTGTCACCGGCAAAACACATCActtgctgattattttcttatCGATAGATGCTACAATTTACTCAA is a window of Acanthochromis polyacanthus isolate Apoly-LR-REF ecotype Palm Island chromosome 13, KAUST_Apoly_ChrSc, whole genome shotgun sequence DNA encoding:
- the kcnk6 gene encoding potassium channel subfamily K member 6 isoform X2; the encoded protein is MNSVGKSWLLLTGLIVFYIIYLLFGALVFSTIERPVEEQLRRDMDALKQEFLNQSCVSAASLENFLVRVLTANKYGVSALRNSSVTSNWDLASSMFFANTLVTTVGYGHTTPLSDTGKVFSIVYALIGVPFTMLVLTACVQRIMYPLVIAPVCLLQRSGLEPRPATVVHFLLLLVLVVLCFFLMPAAVFSAVEVSWSFLDGLYFSFISLCTIGLGDFVPGMQPRQKYRPLYQVAVMGEFDGLLLGDRGYHANPG